The following coding sequences lie in one Streptomyces albofaciens JCM 4342 genomic window:
- a CDS encoding ROK family glucokinase, with protein MGLTIGVDIGGTKIAAGVVDEEGTILETCKVPTPQATDELTEAIADAVRTISADHQVEAVGIGAAGYVDEKRATVLFAPNIDWRHEPLKDKVEQRVGLPVVVENDANAAAWGEYRFGAGQGHSDVICITLGTGLGGGIIIGNKLRRGRFGVAAEFGHIRVVPDGLLCGCGSQGCWEQYASGRALLRYARQRAFATPENAEILLAMGDGTSEGIEGRHVSEAARRGDPVAIDSFRELARWAGAGLADLASLFDPSAFIVGGGVSDEGELVLDPIRKSFRRWLVGNQWRPHAQVLAAQLGGKAGLVGAADLARQG; from the coding sequence ATGGGACTCACCATCGGCGTCGACATCGGCGGCACGAAGATCGCGGCCGGCGTGGTCGACGAAGAGGGCACGATCCTCGAAACGTGCAAGGTGCCGACCCCGCAGGCCACCGACGAGCTGACGGAGGCCATCGCCGACGCGGTCCGCACGATCAGCGCGGACCACCAGGTCGAGGCCGTCGGCATCGGAGCCGCCGGCTATGTGGACGAGAAGCGGGCCACCGTCCTGTTCGCACCGAACATCGACTGGCGCCACGAGCCGCTGAAGGACAAGGTCGAGCAGCGCGTCGGCCTGCCCGTCGTCGTCGAGAACGACGCCAACGCGGCGGCCTGGGGCGAGTACCGCTTCGGCGCCGGCCAGGGCCACAGCGACGTCATCTGCATCACCCTGGGCACCGGCCTGGGCGGCGGCATCATCATCGGCAACAAGCTGCGCCGCGGCCGGTTCGGCGTCGCCGCCGAGTTCGGCCACATCCGCGTGGTGCCGGACGGCCTGCTGTGCGGCTGCGGCAGCCAGGGCTGCTGGGAGCAGTACGCCTCCGGCCGCGCCCTGCTGCGCTACGCCCGCCAGCGCGCCTTCGCCACCCCGGAGAACGCCGAGATCCTGCTCGCCATGGGCGACGGCACCTCCGAGGGCATCGAGGGACGGCATGTGAGCGAGGCCGCCCGCCGGGGCGACCCGGTCGCCATCGACTCCTTCCGCGAGCTGGCCCGCTGGGCCGGCGCCGGCCTCGCCGACCTGGCCTCGCTCTTCGACCCGTCCGCCTTCATCGTCGGCGGCGGCGTCTCGGACGAGGGCGAACTGGTCCTCGACCCGATCCGCAAGTCCTTCCGCCGCTGGCTGGTCGGCAACCAGTGGCGCCCGCACGCCCAGGTGCTCGCCGCCCAGCTCGGCGGCAAGGCCGGACTGGTCGGCGCCGCCGACCTGGCACGCCAGGGCTGA
- a CDS encoding endonuclease/exonuclease/phosphatase family protein: protein MPAALPASRTEPGSAPEDSASSGGGAKRSGSAVLRVLSYNVRSLRDDRTALARVIRACAPDLVFVQEAPRFFRWRKSVAKLCRATGLVHVTGGATAAGPMILSTLRAHVERTEDVLLPRTPGLHQRGFATAVVRIGGARLGLLSCHLSLQAAERYDQAGLLLERLSALDTPYAVAAGDLNDRPDGRAFRRLAGALTDAWAAAPWGGEFTSTPHDPHQRIDAVFTTEGVEVLGCGVPRDLPGVSHGDLLAASDHLPVLAALRVPAAG from the coding sequence GTGCCGGCCGCGCTGCCCGCCTCCCGGACCGAGCCGGGCTCCGCTCCCGAGGACTCCGCATCGAGCGGAGGCGGAGCGAAGCGGAGCGGCTCGGCCGTGCTCCGCGTGCTGAGCTACAACGTCCGCTCGCTGCGCGACGACCGTACGGCGCTGGCCCGGGTGATCCGGGCCTGCGCCCCGGACCTCGTGTTCGTCCAGGAGGCGCCGCGCTTCTTCCGCTGGCGCAAGAGCGTGGCGAAGCTCTGCCGGGCCACCGGCCTGGTGCATGTGACGGGCGGCGCCACCGCGGCCGGCCCGATGATCCTGTCCACGCTGCGCGCCCATGTGGAGCGCACGGAGGACGTGCTGCTGCCCCGCACCCCCGGCCTGCACCAGCGCGGTTTCGCGACCGCGGTGGTACGGATCGGGGGCGCCCGGCTCGGCCTGCTCAGCTGCCACCTCAGCCTCCAGGCGGCCGAGCGCTACGACCAGGCGGGCCTGCTGCTGGAGCGGCTGAGCGCGCTGGACACCCCGTACGCCGTCGCGGCCGGTGACCTGAACGACCGGCCGGACGGGCGCGCCTTCCGGCGGCTGGCGGGCGCGCTCACCGACGCCTGGGCGGCGGCACCGTGGGGCGGGGAGTTCACCTCCACACCCCACGACCCCCACCAGCGCATCGACGCCGTGTTCACCACCGAGGGCGTCGAGGTGCTGGGCTGCGGTGTGCCGCGCGATCTGCCGGGCGTCAGCCACGGCGACCT